Sequence from the Pogoniulus pusillus isolate bPogPus1 chromosome 16, bPogPus1.pri, whole genome shotgun sequence genome:
ggagactccacaacctctctggggagcctgttccagtactctgggacccttgcagtaaagaagttcccccttgtgttgagctggaacctcctgtgctgcagcttccatccactgctccttgtcctatcccagggagcagtgagcagagcctgtccccccctcctgaccctcagatgtttacaaacatttattaaaaaccctctcagtcttctccagactaaaaagctccaagtccctcagcctctcctctcctcatcaggcagtgctccagtcccctaatcatcctcatagccttccactggacctcctccagcagatccctgtgccccctccctACTTTATCCTTTCCCATTCATTTTTATCCCCATTTTACTCCATCTTATCACACCTTTGCCTTCTTCACCTGTCCTTCATCCTTATTTTCCCTGTTTTCTCCTCATTTctcccctttcttctccctgttTGACCACATTTTTcccaacttctttttttcttatcttcatccccttttctccccccaGCCGTGGGGGCACAACTGGAAGCCTTGGCTGcccaccccccagccctggccagggcTCCTGCGGGACTTTCAGCATGGCACCACCTTGGCTAACTGCTGGGGTCCCGTGAAGGTTTCCTGTGGCAGGGGTCTCAGGCCTTCCCTCGTGTCTCCCCAGCCCCGTGACCACGAACACGGGGAGTGGCAAGGCAGAGGAGCGTGGCGCTCAGCACCGGGACGGGCCCTACACAGGCAGGGGCCCCACAAAGGCAGGGCCCTAGAGGGTGTGCGGGTGGGGCCGGGCAGCACTGAGGCATGTCCTGCGTGCGCCTTCCCTCCCCCGCCCGCTGCCTGCTCAGGGCGCAGACGCTGCTGAAGCGCCGTTTGGTTCCGGacaggctcctgcagctgggcgcGGCCCCCGCACCCGCGAGCACGACCCCGCGCCTTCGGCCGCACACGAGCGCGCAGTGCCGCGCGGAACGAGCGCGCAGTGCCGGGCGGCAGCAACGGGGGCCAGGCCGGGCTGCGGCTGCCCGGTCCCGCCGTGGCCTGAACCCCGTTATGGGTGCACCCCGCGGCCCCTCGCCTGCCCCGCTGCGGCCCCGGCTGCCCTGCGGCGCGGAGCGGGAAGCAGCATCGGCGCGGCCGGCATTTGCGAGCCTGGCCGCAGGACGAGGCAGGCGTTTGGGCTGGAGAAGCGCTGTGagaccatggagtccaaccgttctgcagctggggctgccctggctctgcagaTTTGAGAGCCCTCCCGGTCACGtcccagggctggaggctgcaTCCAAGGACACGCTATTGATGTTGGGGGTCTGTCGCGACATTGCACCCTGAGATGAGGAGCATGGGCAGGGCCCTGCACTGCACCAGGGCTCTTGCCATCTGTCCCGGGAGCCATGCGGTACCACACACGAGGCTGCTAACCAGTGGTTTATTACCAGGGAGATGTGAGTGGCTGTTGTGGTCCCCGGTGCCTTCCTGACGCGGTGTGCACTGTGCTCTCAGCGCCTCCAAGGGAGAAGGAGGTCAGGGAGACTGGACGAGGCAGCCCCGGCCAGCTGTCCCCTGcccaccacagcctgcagccaaTGGAGCTGGTGCACCTAGGTGAGGAGACTTCCCCTGCGTCTGCAGTGCCAGATGGCcccagcaagggctgcagcaacagccagcagcactgcgaTGGTAATGCCGACGCTGAGAGCTACCTTGGTGTtgcctggaggagagagaggagttgTAGGCAGGTAAGAGGTCATGGCTGGAGCTGCCGtcaaagcccaaccccacatcGTCCAGATACCTGCACGGGGTCAGAAGTCTGCACCCTGTATCCCATCCCCATGGCATCCCTGGCCCCAAGCCCTGCAATCAGCACCACCTCTGAGTGCCCTAAGAAACACAAGCAGAGGCTGCCGTGAGCTTTGCCAGCGTTGCTGCatgctgtggggcagggcagctgaggaacCCCATCCCTGTCTTGGCAGGTGGCACCTACCCCAGGGGACGAGGAGGCTGCGGGTGCCCAGGCTGCGATGGCGCACGCGGCAGGCGTAGCTGTGCCCGTCGCGGGGGGTGACGGCCAGGATGCTGCGCAGCTGGTAGGTGAGGTCGGCGTtgggcaggatgctgctggtgctgagcgCTGGGCccggtggcacctcctggccaTCCCGCAGCCAGGCCACGCTGATGGGCCGTGGGTAGAAGCCGGTGACGCggcaaaccagcagcagctgggctgggctgggcgtGCGGGCAAAGACTGTAGCCACAGGCAGTTCTGGGGGGAGAAAGCAAGGGGGCAAGGggagccctgctgggcaccGTTTGGTCACAGTGTGGTTGGGTTTGGATTGGCCATGCCAGGGTCAGGGTGGTCTCACCTTGTCTCTCCAGAGCTGTTGTCCCACACTCAATAAATTTCTTCATGTAGTTAACACAAGTGATATTGAGAAGGTACTGCAGGGTTGAAGAGAAGCCAGTCAGGTTGTTGAACTGCCTTTCAACTTGCCCTGCCAGCTCATATTCATGCTGCTCCTCCCAGAGTCTGCTGTCCGCATCAAAGCTGAGGAAGTTGTGGGCGTCGTAGGCAAGTTGGAAGAAATTGGTATAGGAGCCATTGGGATACAAGTCGCAGCCAGCTGCACCTTGAAGCACAAAGGGAtctgtgggggggggggggggggggggcaatgAGCATCAtgagtgcagctcaggctggaggagctAGGACAGAATAATGCTGTGCCAAAGTGTAAACTGGgagaggagtggctggaaagcagccttgcAGAAAGGTATGGAGGGATACCAGTCAACAGCAAGCCTAAGgcaagtcagcagtgtgccctggcagtCTAGATGGCAAACTGTATGCTGTGGGGCATCAAACACAGCATCCCCTAGCTGGGCAAAGGAGGTGATTGTTCTGCTGTATTCAGCATTggtgcagcctcacctgggCCCCCACCATTGAAGGAGATGAATGTCCTCCAGTGTGTCTAGAgtagagcaacaaagctggtgaaagggtTGAACAGTCTGTCCTGTGAggggcagctgggcacactgtttgTCCAGTGTGGAGCAAAGGGAGGCTGAAGGGCTAGCtgactgctctctacaacttcctgagcAGGGCGTGTGGAGAGGGAGGGGCCAGTCTCATCTCCTTGGGATCCAGGGGCATGATGCCTGCAAAGTTCAAAGCCGTGTCGGGGCAGTTTCAGACCTGACACTAGGAagcttttttttaaagaggTGGTCAGTGCCCCAGGACTGTCAGTGTTTAACACACCTCTGGACAGTGCCCTTAATAATTTACTTTAGGTCTGTTCTGTTCTTGTTCTGTTCCATTCTACTCTTTATTCGCTCTGCCAGCCGCCCTGCCCTTGAGTCACCAGTGTGTGGAGACAGGTCCTTGTTCTGTGTCCCACCACACAGACTTGAGTGGAGAGGTCCCTTTCACCTGCTCTACCTTCTCAGATGGTTTCTCAGGTGAGATTAGTGgcacccagagagcaaccatgGGGTGTGATGTAAGAGCACAATGTGGAGCTAAATGCAGTGAacatttctgctgcagcccagtatAGTCCTATGTGATCCCTGCCCAGGACAGGGTGGTTTGTGGGTCTTGGTGCTGCAGGGTGAAGCCcattccctgccctcctgggaGCCTCAGTTTCTGAAAGCTGGTGGTGGTAGATCTGAGATCCTTATCACAACTGCCTGCCTTGAGTGAGGAACTGCTGAGCACTTGGTACTCACAGGGTGCCTGGTACAGCTCGACGTGACCATGCAGGGCCAGGATTATGTTGTGAATGTAGACTCTGAACAGATTTTGCAAGTTCTCCCACTCTGCTTCAGGCAGGGCTCCGTAGACCCATGGGTGCAAGTAGATGAAGTTCCAGGTATGTTTCTGCAGGATACCAATGATTATGTCTTCTAGGAAGGCCCAGGCTGAAGTGTCCACAAAGCTGGCATTGTGGAAGAAGAAGGTTTGGAAAACGTGGAGTTTATAAGAGCCTGTGGGAAGAGAGGAGTGAGGAAGTGGTATTGAGGCTTATGATGTTGACAGAGGAGGTCAGAGCGTTACAGCCCCAGTGCTGGTGGGTGGCCCTGGGAggaaaggtgtccctggggacaggcagggcacgctggggcagagaggcaggatggGGGAAATCCCATAGGTTCACGCAGTCTGcagtttccttccacagcctccttgagcctctctctgtttctctggGTGTTTTGACCATTCACTGCCCCAGTAGTGATCAGGGCAGAGTGAAGCCTGCCTCGGAGCAGTGAGTGCCTGCAGAACACACAGCCCTGGGGTACAGGACTGTTGTGCTGTGAGGGGCTGAGAACCTCTGCAGCCCACCGGCACCCTGCAGGAGAAGAGTGTCTTTGGGGACACTCCAAGGTGTCTGTAGGGGCCCTTTGCCTCTTGACTGTTCAGGCATCTGAACACCAGCACCTGtagtgctgggctgggcaggatAGTGTGAGGCAAGTAACCCTGAGCATGTGAGCAGGGATGCTGCACATTTGGGTACTGTGGGATGGGGAGCTGCCCTTTGATGATGAGGGCAGTGTCCTGTCTGTACCCACCCTCTGCTGTCTCTGTGGAGTCCTGCAATGCAGGGATTGGAATAGATGGAGGCGAGCTGGGTAAGATCCACTTACCTTCTCGATCTGCCAACATcccagggaggagaaggaagaggaggagcaggcaggggggcTGCATGATGCCAGTGGCAAGCGTGCAGGAACAAATgtagcaagaggaggaaggggcCGCAGAAGTCATGGGGTGGCCCTGGTAGCCAATGAGGCTGATGCTGTGGTTTTGAGGAGGGCCTAGCCAGGTGTGCTCCCCAGGGTGAAGTGGTGTGGGTGGtgaagggctgtgctggagtgCTCTGGCCTGTGGCTGCATGTGCCAGAGGAACTTCGGTGGGTGAAAACTTATCCCATGTCAAGGAATTGGAGGTGTCTCTTGggtcctcccttccccttcgtTCCCCATTGAAATGGTTCAGATGTCTCCATCTCTCCCCGATGTATggccctctctcccctccttctctcccctctcctccattCAGTAGCCCTTATTGGTCTGGCCCCAGGTTGTCACTGCCCTTCTGCCACGGATAGACAGCGGCCACAGACACATCAAGACGTGGGAGAGGTTGGTGGAGGAATTGTTTCTCCTGACATGCCAAGAGAGCTTGGCCAGTGTCCAGGAAAACCAAGAGTCTTCCTGGCTACAATGTGGTGACTCTGCAGTGCACTGAGGGGACCtcatgaggaggaaggagagtgaGAACCACAAGAGCCACATGTGGCTGGAAAATCTTGTTTAACGTGGTGGTATTCCAGAgcaaccccctgccagcatTGATGGGACATGAGATAAGCAGTGAGGACCAGCAGCAAGGGAACTTGTTTGCTTGGGCAAGCATCTAAGCCTCATCACCTTTACTACAAAGCAGGTACCTGTGAGCCCACTGTGGGCTAGGGACTGCACctctgcagaactgctgcaaCCTCTGGCCCAACCCAACTGCCCATAAACCTGAGAGCAGATAGCagcagggagacctcacctgttCTTCCTCCACCCAGCATCCTGGCAGAAGCTGtggccacaaggagcagcactGTGGTTGCACTACAGGCAATGGCTGGAGCCAAACTGTGATTCTCTGGGATAAGGAGAGAAGGCAATGGCCATGTGAGTgtgtcagcagcaggcaggagatgccCCTTGCAGTGGCTGCTACCTGCACTCTGTGCCCCGTCTGCATGGGTGGCACCTCcctgctggtgaggggcttgctGACCAGTTCTGCAAGAGGGGATGGCTACCAGGGCTCCCAGCCCTGGGAATTGTGCTGGGAATTGAGCTTGTCCACATTAcccccagctgtggcctgatGGGCCTGGGATCAGTGGAAGTGGATGCTCCAGTTGGCAGGATGAAGCACAAGGATGTGTATGTccatcctgcagctgtgtgaaCAGTGCTCAGGGGCTCCAACTCTCCTGTAAGTGCTCCCAGGAGAAGGCCTGAGGACTGAGCTACAGCCCAGCACACTTCTTTCCTTTCTACCATCTCTGATGGGGAGCCCTGTTGCCTTCATCAAGTGCCTCTTGGAGGTGGGAACAGGCATGGTGGGGGCATTCCCTCGCTACAACCCCGTTgtcaccagtgcccagtgcagagcTGACAGTGGGCAGATTTAGTTCCACAATGTCCCTCCACccgctgctcctccccagctgtcaCATGCACCTCCCCTGACGCTACagttcctcttcccctttcttatGGGTACCCCTGGGGACAAAGGCAGAACCAAAACCACAGCCAAGGGAAGTTTGAGGCGGAGTGCCCCTGTAACCTCCAAACACCAAACCCCCTCCCTTCCGTGGAAGCTGTCCCACAGAGAAGTATGGACACTGCAGTGGCCTGATAGGCACAGAAATTcacctgggcatcacccaggggATGTCTACCCTTGTAGGATTCTAGTCCAGCTCTGCTACCACAATGTCCACATCGCTCCCAGctgggccagcagggctggggtgaaGCTTTCTGAACAGGTTGAGTGTTTAGCTGGCAGCATGGCAAAACATAACCGTGAGACAAGTGAGGCCAGGCAGTCCTTGTG
This genomic interval carries:
- the LOC135182552 gene encoding antigen-presenting glycoprotein CD1d-like, with product MLADREGSYKLHVFQTFFFHNASFVDTSAWAFLEDIIIGILQKHTWNFIYLHPWVYGALPEAEWENLQNLFRVYIHNIILALHGHVELYQAPYPFVLQGAAGCDLYPNGSYTNFFQLAYDAHNFLSFDADSRLWEEQHEYELAGQVERQFNNLTGFSSTLQYLLNITCVNYMKKFIECGTTALERQELPVATVFARTPSPAQLLLVCRVTGFYPRPISVAWLRDGQEVPPGPALSTSSILPNADLTYQLRSILAVTPRDGHSYACRVRHRSLGTRSLLVPWGNTKVALSVGITIAVLLAVAAALAGAIWHCRRRGSLLT